The Xenopus laevis strain J_2021 chromosome 5L, Xenopus_laevis_v10.1, whole genome shotgun sequence genome has a segment encoding these proteins:
- the LOC108717209 gene encoding splicing factor 3B subunit 6: MAMQAAKRANIRLPPEVNRILYIRNLPYKITGEEMYDIFGKYGPIRQIRVGNTPETRGTAYVVYEDIFDAKNACDHLSGFNVCNRYLVVLYYNANRAFQKMDTKKKEEQLKLLKEKYGINTDPPK; this comes from the exons ATGGCTATGCAAGCGGCCAAACGCGCCAAT ATTCGTTTACCACCAGAAGTGAACAGAATTCTATACATTCGAAACCTGCCCTATAAAATCACTGGGGAGGAAATGTACGATATATTTGGCAAATATGGACCCATCCGACAGATCAGGGT TGGGAACACACCAGAAACCAGGGGCACGGCATATGTGGTCTATGAAGACATCTTTGATGCCAAGAACGCCTGTGATCATCTCTCTGGTTTCAACGTCTGTAACAGATACCTGGTTGTGTTGTATTACAATGCCAACAGG GCGTTCCAGAAGATGGACACAAAGAAGAAGGAGGAACAGCTGAAACTTCTCAAGGAGAAATATGGAATCAACACAGATCCccccaaataa